One segment of Dolichospermum sp. DET69 DNA contains the following:
- a CDS encoding cadmium resistance transporter — protein sequence MNKFATAFTEGIIAFAATNIDDIIILLLFFSQIDRTFRRRHIFIGQYLGFTAIIILSLPGFFGGLVIQREWIGLLGILPIAIGIKQLVNREEESGEVQTVNTEQYSPQSSFISSILHPNTYKVAAVTVANGGDNISIYIPLFAGQDFARLGIILAVFFSMVGVWCGIAYLLTRQPNISYILSRYGQAIVPFVLIGLGLFIIYERGTFNLLFGQVN from the coding sequence ATGAATAAGTTTGCTACTGCTTTTACAGAAGGCATAATTGCCTTTGCTGCCACTAATATTGACGATATCATTATTTTACTACTATTTTTTTCGCAAATAGATAGAACTTTTCGGCGTAGACATATTTTTATCGGTCAATATCTTGGTTTTACAGCTATTATTATCCTCAGTTTACCAGGGTTTTTTGGTGGTTTAGTCATCCAGCGAGAATGGATTGGATTATTAGGAATATTACCAATTGCAATTGGAATTAAACAATTAGTAAATCGGGAAGAAGAAAGCGGAGAAGTTCAGACAGTGAATACTGAACAGTATAGCCCTCAATCTTCTTTTATATCAAGCATTTTACATCCCAATACTTATAAAGTTGCGGCTGTGACAGTTGCTAATGGGGGTGATAATATTAGTATTTACATACCCTTATTTGCTGGTCAAGATTTTGCCAGGTTAGGAATTATTTTAGCTGTATTTTTCAGCATGGTAGGAGTTTGGTGCGGTATCGCTTATTTATTAACTCGTCAACCTAACATTAGTTATATTTTAAGTCGTTATGGTCAGGCTATTGTCCCTTTTGTATTAATTGGGTTGGGGTTATTTATTATTTATGAACGAGGGACATTTAATTTATTATTTGGGCAAGTCAATTAA
- a CDS encoding VWA domain-containing protein, with product MPVCLPEFVENPENRCPVILLLDTSSSMSGQPIQELNRGLAALKEDVMKDAQASLSVEVAIVTFGPVKLTQDFVTIDNFTPPKLETEGVTPMGEAIEYALDLLETRKQSYKDNGVLYYRPWVFLITDGAPTDAWEGAAQRVREEEAQRRMLFFTVGIQGADMNKLRQIAPPERPPVMLNGLDFRSLFVWLSTSMKRVSSGKVGEAVALPPVGWGQITT from the coding sequence ATGCCAGTATGTTTACCTGAATTTGTGGAAAACCCGGAAAATCGTTGTCCGGTAATTCTCTTGCTTGATACCTCTAGCTCAATGTCAGGACAACCTATCCAGGAGTTAAATAGAGGTTTGGCAGCTTTAAAAGAAGATGTGATGAAAGATGCTCAAGCTTCTTTAAGTGTAGAAGTTGCTATTGTCACCTTTGGACCGGTGAAACTAACGCAAGATTTTGTCACCATTGATAATTTTACACCGCCCAAGCTAGAAACAGAGGGTGTGACACCAATGGGTGAAGCCATAGAATACGCTTTGGATTTATTAGAAACCCGCAAACAGTCTTATAAGGATAACGGAGTTCTCTATTATCGTCCTTGGGTATTTTTAATTACCGATGGTGCGCCTACAGATGCTTGGGAGGGTGCAGCGCAAAGGGTGAGGGAAGAAGAAGCACAGCGCCGAATGTTGTTTTTTACTGTTGGTATTCAAGGTGCAGATATGAACAAACTTAGACAAATTGCCCCTCCAGAACGTCCTCCAGTGATGCTGAATGGCTTAGATTTTCGTTCTTTATTTGTTTGGCTTTCCACTTCCATGAAACGGGTTTCTAGTGGCAAAGTAGGGGAAGCTGTGGCATTACCGCCGGTGGGATGGGGTCAAATTACTACTTAG